A portion of the Chelmon rostratus isolate fCheRos1 chromosome 15, fCheRos1.pri, whole genome shotgun sequence genome contains these proteins:
- the nusap1 gene encoding nucleolar and spindle-associated protein 1, translated as MDLDSMKYAELRSLAKELGLKANMKADKLLKAIKQHYQQETKQEEEGQGQEESVTAVQDDENATQDNTQEDTDASRQEAVSSPTVFVTRRGKRNGSKRKISDPESVTECDAKLPPSAAEGDTEGATASHGAKKRKVSSYQSGTEATGGGQQADTKGEASVHGDAEKASKVAKACKIPCYQGLHSKTKTLKPVTPNFKKLHEAHFNKMESIDSYIQRKNKQMETYRSSVKELKNLSDKTKLQQADGKAQVKATRASMFSPVPVNKRAAEDKRRHTLLSASKAPPHKPAGKEVVPFRPSVLSTRRINVRFSEATHDNEYKRSMVKTPARMSPCVTSSTPQKQVADGGKPNTVKTPSLFVTKTPGPFVFTGNTSTSTTPGTQKKPNFDLKASLSRPLTYKPHTGKLKPFGETKENTEGKKPLAGVSSHQKNFKQHQVQTRGDRRAKHMEDRKQKKESMLGARRGLVMM; from the exons ATGGATTTGGACTCCATGAAATATGCAGAGTTGCGAAGCCTCGCCAAGGAGCTCGGGCTTAAAGCAAACATGAAG GCCGACAAACTCCTGAAAGCCATCAAGCAGCATTATCAACAAGAAacaaagcaggaggaggaagggcag GGGCAAGAGGAGAGTGTCACTGCTGTTCAAGATGATGAAAATGCGACACAAGACAACACTCAGGAAGATACAGATGCTTCTCGCCAGGAAGCAGTTTCCAGCCCCACTGTGTTTGTCACACGTCGAGGCAAACGAAACGGTTCCAAGAGAAAGATCTCTGATCCCGAATCAGTGACCGAGTGTGATGCCAAGTTACCTCCAAGTGCTGCAGAG GGTGACACTGAAGGGGCCACTGCATCCCATGGCGCTAAGAAGAGAAAAGTGTCCTCTTATCAAAGTGGAACTGAGGCCACTGGTGGTGGACAGCAGGCTGACACCAAGGGTGAAGCATCTGTGCATGGCGATGCAG aaaaagcatcaaaagtgGCCAAAGCCTGTAAAATCCCTTGTTACCAAGGCCTCCATTCTAAGACTAAGACATTGAAGCCCGTCACTCCCA ACTTCAAAAAACTCCACGAGGCACATTTTAACAAGATGGAGTCAATCGACTCGTACATCCAACGGAAGAACAAGCAGATGGAGACTTACAGAAGTTCAGTTAAAGAACTGAAG aatctctcagacaaaacaaaactgcagcaaGCTGACGGCAAAGCTCAAGTG AAGGCGACCCGTGCCTCCATGTTCAGCCCTGTCCCGGTGAATAAGAGAGCAGCTGAGGACAAGCGCAGACACACTTTGCTCTCGGCCAGTAAAGCTCCTCCACACAAACCTGCAGGGAAGGAAGTTGTTCCATTCAGACCGTCTGTCCTTTCTACTCGCAGGATCAACGTTCG GTTCTCAGAGGCCACTCATGACAACGAGTACAAGAGGTCTATGGTGAAGACGCCAGCACGCATGTCGCCCTGTGTGACCTCGAGCACCCCACAGAAACAGGTTGCTGATGGAGGAAAGCCCAACACTGTCAAGACCCCGTCTCTCTTTGTCACAAAAACTCCAG GACCATTCGTTTTCACCGGCAACACAAGTACTTCCACAACCCCCGGAACACAAAAGAAGCCAAACTTCGATCTGAAGGCGAGTCTGTCTCGTCCCCTCACCTACAAGCCTCATACAG GAAAACTGAAGCCGTTTGGAGAGACCAAAGAAAACACGGAAGGAAAGAAGCCGCTGGCCGGTGTCAGCTCGCA